In Stegostoma tigrinum isolate sSteTig4 chromosome 12, sSteTig4.hap1, whole genome shotgun sequence, the following proteins share a genomic window:
- the cldn34a gene encoding claudin-34 translates to MGHHSNRVALQLVGLVLGTVGWVGSAIATGLIQWRVWRVSSPEVTSGVTWVGIWRVCFYSRLLTTPPFQGMSCRRLGALDPFVPPEIGVAQGLMLAAVVWGALGKAANVYGLWDVYICGGCRPRRAGLAFAVGGGFQLLACICVLVPAAWNLNSVLSNRTITFPPHYHLPPSAASQEPGAALYVALFSSALLFLTAAFLLSHGQAARLSGSKVHPPPDDFSDCSSLVSRALPELGSSLCTMSVSERSLSSYRADNPSFISDSSSAGLPRSLESPS, encoded by the coding sequence ATGGGTCACCACAGCAACAGAGTGGCCCTCCAGCTGGTGGGTCTGGTGCTGGGCACAGTGGGATGGGTTGGCTCGGCCATTGCCACAGGGCTCATCCAGTGGAGAGTGTGGCGTGTGAGCTCGCCCGAGGTCACCTCGGGGGTCACCTGGGTTGGCATCTGGAGGGTCTGCTTTTACAGCCGGCTGCTGACCACGCCGCCCTTCCAGGGGATGTCGTGCCGGAGACTCGGTGCCCTCGACCCTTTCGTCCCGCCCGAGATTGGTGTGGCGCAGGGCCTAATGCTCGCCGCTGTGGTCTGGGGGGCCCTGGGCAAAGCCGCCAATGTCTACGGCCTGTGGGACGTGTATATCTGTGGAGGGTGCCGGCCCAGGAGGGCCGGGCTGGCGTTCGCAGTGGGCGGCGGTTTCCAGCTCCTGGCATGTATCTGCGTGTTGGTCCCTGCTGCCTGGAACTTGAACTCGGTGCTGAGTAACCGcaccatcaccttcccacctcACTACCACCTGCCCCCCTCGGCTGCGAGCCAGGAGCCAGGGGCAGCTCTCTACGTGGCCCTTTTCTCATCCGCTCTGCTCTTCCTGACCGCCGCCTTCCTGCTGAGTCACGGGCAAGCTGCCCGGCTCTCTGGATCCAAGGTCCACCCTCCCCCCGATGACTTTTCCGACTGCTCCAGCTTGGTTTCCAGGGCATTGCCGGAACTAGGGAGCAGTTTGTGCACAATGAGTGTCTCTGAGCGGTCCCTTTCCAGTTACAGAGCAGACAATCCATCGTTTATTTCCGACAGTAGCTCTGCAGGATTACCGAGGTCCTTGGAAAGCCCAAGCTAA